The Tribolium castaneum strain GA2 chromosome 3, icTriCast1.1, whole genome shotgun sequence sequence AATCTCTTTTATTAGTAAACTGTATTCTCTAAAAAACATTGAGAAAATCCATACAGGAGattgatgaaaaaataaaagcttatGCTCAGATATTGtgacaatagaaaaaaaatacttaaagcTCTGGAGGTGTGATAGTTGGTTCACCATTTAATTTACAGTCAaagaacaacaaaaatttcgaCCACATAACTGAATTTCGTCATAAATTGCTGAAATATAATCTCATAtccattttttattcaaatcaaTTTAAATGTTAGTGTGATGGTGATACCAAAGGTTGGTACTTCGTGGAAATTTCTCATAGGCGAGCTTTCTCGCAAATTCTTGCGAATCGAACTGTCAAAACGTCACCTAACCTcattatttaatgcaaataaacaattttttgcaacaGTTTTTACCATGATAGAAGTAACGGCGAAATTATTGCACGGTCATGTCTTTCTATCCGGTGAAACGGTCGAGTGCAGCATTTCGTTCAGTCACCCACCCCTGGCCTCCCACAGGGTGTCCCAAAGCCACACAGATGTTTTCGAAAGTTTAGCCTGGGCTGCTGCCCAAATCCATTGCCAGTGTTTCACTGATTCCAAAATACAGAAGGACACAGACAGAGCAAGTCTACAACCTACGTTTGCCGACACGGCTTTGGGGGCAACTAGTCAGGAATCGGGTCACATTGAGATTGCCACAAAGCCAAAAATTCTGTTCTGTGACTTGAGATTATCCCCAGGACAAACTAAAACCTGTAGgcgtttttattgatttttttaaatagatggAGGTAACCATTGATTTGTAGATATTTACAGAGAGAAAGTTCCATCAGACTCTCCACCCTCTTACAGGGGACAGCTGGTCAAGTACTcatacaaaattattataggaACACAAAGGGTTAACAGTCCTGTTAAGACACTCAGAATACCAATAAGGGTGTTACCACTGTATGAGGTGTCGCTCACTGACGCTGGGGCCTTGTGTAACGAAACAACAGAAGAGTTGGCCCCAGCTAATCCATTTTTGGAGATAAGGCAAAAAGAAACGTCCCTAGACATCTCCTTGCAAACACTACAAGTAATCACTCGATAGTTGTTAgcaaagttaattaaattattttagaacaTAACTGCAAGGCGTAATCCCAATTTTTACATGATTTCTAATACTTGGGGCAAAGTGGCGCGGTTTTGTCTTTTTAAACCTGCCTACAAACTTGGCGAAGACATAATTGGGACCTTTGACTTTACGGTCGCCACAGTCAATTGTGTCCAAGTCTCTGTTTCCCTCCAATGTGAAGAGGAAACTACAATTGATGTAAATAGGGAAAAGTCGAAACAAGTCAGAATTATTACGTTCAGTAAACACCACGAAGTCTGTTTAGGGTACAAATACACGCAACTGATTTTACCAATTCCACTTCATGTAACTCCAGCATTTAGTACGCGATTAGGTGTGTTaacaattgttttaaaaaatattttaatttgcagtttttagtAACTTTGAAGTGGCGTCTGCACTTTGAGTTTGTCACGAGTACGAGTAAAGATTTAGAATCGCCAGGTCTTGAGCAAAGTGGCTGGCAAGCCCCGTCTGAAATACCCATTGAAACCATGGTTTGGAGTTTGCCCATAAGGTTGTACTCCACCACTCCCATCCACGTGGCGCAAGGTGTACAAGGCAACACAGTCCATAAACTAGTGATAAGGTAGTCAAATAAAACAGTCactctttattaaaatatgtattaaCAATATCTCCCATACATGATACGacccaaataaaaaatcagtaaacaAGTAAATTTATAATGGTGAATATAAACACATCATTGTGATTTTAAacatataataattaataaaagaaaagtaaGACTGTACATACATTCATTGAAGAAACTGTAACTAACTACAAAAATACGCCCTAAATTTCTAAACGTCTAGTTCTAAGTACTCTCAGCCTTTGCTAACCTCAAGACATGCAGTATCACTTCATCCACCGTCTGATTATTCAATAAAGATTTGACCGCTTCGTCGTCAATAACCACAGTGAACAGCAACTTGGCGTTCTCTCTCATGCGCCCAATGTAGTCAAAATCTTCCTCAGAGGCCGGCTTGTGCCCACATCTTTTAATCACCGCATCCAAAATCTTATCAACTGGAGCATCCGGAAATCCAAAATCTTGCAAACACGCCTCATCCACAAGAATCGTCAACAACTCTTTAATCGACTCTGTCAAAGTCAACTCGTTCCAAACCATATTCTCCGTCAAACTTCCTTGATTCTTAGCCACGGCTTCCGTCGCAGCATTCAACAACTGTTGCTGCAACCGCTTCTTCTCTGCACTCGCCATAATATCCTCAAGAACGTCCCTATGACGAGCTCGCATATGCCGCATCAGGCAATCCTGGCGAATGAACGCCCGCCCGCACGTATCGCAACTACACGGGGGTTCTTTACGGTGGGTCAATTGGTGGATTTTCAACGAGGATTTTACAGCGAACGATTTGTGGCAGACGTCGCATTCGAACGCTGCGcacaaaaaatgaatttttgtttttggtagAATGAAAAATACTTACGTCGCTCTCCAGTGTGTG is a genomic window containing:
- the LOC663665 gene encoding RAB6A-GEF complex partner protein 2, whose protein sequence is MIEVTAKLLHGHVFLSGETVECSISFSHPPLASHRVSQSHTDVFESLAWAAAQIHCQCFTDSKIQKDTDRASLQPTFADTALGATSQESGHIEIATKPKILFCDLRLSPGQTKTYIYREKVPSDSPPSYRGQLVKYSYKIIIGTQRVNSPVKTLRIPIRVLPLYEVSLTDAGALCNETTEELAPANPFLEIRQKETSLDISLQTLQNITARRNPNFYMISNTWGKVARFCLFKPAYKLGEDIIGTFDFTVATVNCVQVSVSLQCEEETTIDVNREKSKQVRIITFSKHHEVCLGYKYTQLILPIPLHVTPAFSTRLVTLKWRLHFEFVTSTSKDLESPGLEQSGWQAPSEIPIETMVWSLPIRLYSTTPIHVAQGVQGNTVHKLVIR